A region of the Scatophagus argus isolate fScaArg1 chromosome 14, fScaArg1.pri, whole genome shotgun sequence genome:
AGATTACTGACTAATAAATCGAAGTTCAGCTGTGCATGACACCATGTTATTATTAGTACCTGAGCCTCGATGAGGCTTTTGCTGTAGAGGTTCCTCTCAGACACGACAGACTCCAGCAGGTTCTCTTGCTGCTTGAGCTTGCACTCTGCCTCTGTGACCTTCTTCCTCCAATCAAATATCTCCGTCTCTCTCACTTCAACTTCACTCATTTTTTGTTGCACCTGCAGAAGAGAGCAAAGTTCTCCCAAGGTTGATGGCAGATTCCAACAGCTTAAACAACTTAAATTAATAACTTAAAATTGTTCTGCAATATTAAAATAATCCACATATAATAATCCTGCCTTCTGCATGAGGTTGCTGGTCTCATTGATGTAGCGGTCACGTTCTTTTTCCAGCTGCTGGATGATCTTGCGCTGCTTTTGGGCCTCCTGGCGGTACCCATTAATTTCATGTTCCAGGGTCTTCTTGTCCTGCTCAAGGAGCTTCACGatgttcttctctttctcagtcGACTGTGCAGCTTTGATCATGTTCTGTGAAATGGGATGGTTAACTTGTGCGCAAGCTTCTGCTCGTCTTCACTGTCTGTGATTTTGACATTTCTAATGAcataacatatatacataatagAGTAAAGTGCATCACAAATTACTTTTGTTTGCAAGTACTAAGGGCACACTACAACACTTACCTTATTTaagatgtctctctctctgatcagCTCATCTATGGCTTTCCTGTCAGCTTCAACGTGCTTTTGAGAAGATTCAAGATCTGTAGAAATAGCTCGAATTAATGGTCAGAGTCAGTAGTGTTGGCTGGACAAAATAAGtaatctgaagatgtcactgtGGGCTCTGGGAAATCTTGATGAGCATTTTATCAATCAGTTAACAGTGAAAATGCAGATTAATCGATAACAATTTGGAGTAATCTTATCAAAATGTCAGATGATAGAATAAACATGTTCATGTTGTGTAAATTACACTGATCTCCATGGGTAAAACAACTTTCATCAAAGGTGGAATCAGAAGTGGTTATGCTGTATATCTACAGgaatattttttgttcagttgGACACTCAGAGATTATCCCCTGCATATATTTCAGCATATATGTTTATGTGATAATCCAATACTTCAAGACTTTTACTCAAATCTGAATttgaacttttactttttgtccAGGATAAAGCATAGTAAGCTCCTCTACCTTTCTCCAGACCAGCAATCTGAGccctcagtgtctctctctgcacatcCACATCAGCTTTCTGATCTTCCATCTGATGGAGCTTCTTCTGGATGACttctctcatttttgtttgtttggcaatCTCCTGACGCATCTGActcacctcttcttctctcatctgACAGGTGGGAGGGGAAGAGTCGTATGAAGCATTAGGCAGAAGTAGAGTGGATAACAGATGTTACTGAGCTAAGAGCTGTTAACTCAAATTCTCTCTATCTCACTGACCACAGCACTAATACAACTGTTTGAAAGTAGAACTGTTTCTCTTACTGGGTCTGTTCCACAACAGTAGATTTGAGACAATACTGACAAAATCTGAGGTGTCTCTATTAGTCAGGTTTGCACGTGTGTCAGTGGAACAACATGTACCTTGAGCTCATTTACGTTCTGCTGATTTTCCAAGGACAGATGTTCTTTGACTGATGAGAGCTGCCCACACTCCTGCTGCAGCTTGGTGTTCTTCACTTGCATCTGCTCCAGCTCCTTGGTGGACTGTTCATTCAAGATCTGTCATAGCCATGAAAGGTTTTGACATTTATTACATGCATTACTGCAGTATAGTAATAATCTGATATTTGCCACACAACTAAATGTACATTGGTTTTACAGCATTATTGTTAACTATGCtaaatgataaaaaatacaCTTACAATAATATTTGGATAATATATGGTGGTTTTTGAATGCGTTTGGCTTAATACACAAATTTTCTTATGTTCTTATGTTATGTTTTCTTATGTTACTGACCTACACTTTTAATTTacatatgtttatttatatacaactttgttgacaaatgaaatgtctgCACAGAACACAAGAGGTTGTTAAATGGTTTGATGAGTATGCTTTCTCtatcactttctttttctctgtgcatgAGGTTGCCCCAGATACGTCTTTTCTCGAcactaaaagcaaaaaaacttcaaaaccttgatttttttttctctgaaattcACCATCTTTCAAGGACGTCATGGACCCATGGGACCCTTGTAGTATGATAAATATTATCAAAGTTGGTCTCCTAAAAAGTAGACCATAAAGAGTATGTGTCACTCCACTTACCTTCAgctctttcagctgctgctccagcctctgctgctcttctttggCTCTTTGGCCTTGCAAATTCAGAGCTTTGATGTTCCCCATCTTGGCCTCCATGTCCATGTGGAGCTGCTTCACTTCCTTGTCCAGCTTTTCCTTCAACCTCATCTCCCGGGAAATCTCATTCTGCTGTACCTGGAGTTCCTGTTGAAGCTGGATGGAGACAAACAGAACAGCTACAAGATGAGATCAGAGACactatttattttcaatttgtcTGTGAGGACTCCCTTTGACTTCAGAACAGCAGTTTGTATTCCTGCAAGGGTTCACCGCTGAACCCCCAGCTATGGAGCTAAACATGCCAATAGTGGCCAAAAGAACTAAATCCTACTGGAACAAGTATACAGAACATATACAGCACCAGCAAAGATTTACCTTCCTAGTTCAGCAAAAAGGCTAGTGTGCTATTGTACTGTTTATGCATACATAATTTTTGTTGCCTCAAGTACATATGCATTTATAAATTATACACATTTGCAGACTCATTGGCAAAATAAGAGTTACATTAGATGTCAGCCTACTGTCTATGAGCATGTGCCGCTTATTTACCTGAGAAATATTCTCTAGTGAAGTATCTCGTTGGGCTTCTATTTCCTGCTGGGTTGCAGCGGCCTTGTTCAGTTTTTCTCTCAGACCCTCCACATCTGTCAGCAGCTGATCCCTCTCCTTTGTCAGctcctcatttattttcagtagatcactaaaaaacaaaacaaaacaataaaacctaTGCTACCTACACAATAATTTATTAAGAGCCTGTAGAAGAGTACAAATGGCTCACCTCTGCTCTTGGTCCATGGAGAagccagtttgtttttcatccattttGATTAGGTTGGAAACTTCTTCTTTTAAACTTCTGATGGTCTCTTTGTCCCTCTTCTCTTTATCATGAGCAGCATCAACCATTTTCCAAGCTTTATCCAGCTCCTACAGCAAAATCAAAGGAAAACGTTAGTAAAACCTTGGGTCCAGAggcaaaaatgataaatgataaaacatCATCCAAATCATAAAATAGGTAGAACTTTATAACATGGCATAATCCAAGAATTTGTATTTATCGTTTACTTAACACAAGTCTAGCATGACCTTCTTATTTGAAATCAAGGCCattaacctaaaaaaaaaaaagatacccTCTTAAGTGAATTAATTGTTGTCTCATCTTCCTGGGACAGTTTCAGGGCAGCTGCGACTTTAGTCGACGTGGACACAATCTCTGCATTCAGCTCCCTGCATTTAGACATTAGCCTCTTCTCATTCTCCCGGGACTTCTTCAGTGCATGGATGAGCTTCTCGTATTCCACCCGGACCTTGTCCATACTCTTGTCCCCAACTAGCTCATTGAGGACCATCTGGAATTCCTCCAAGGACTCAAACATGTCCTCCCCTAATGGTCCTGTCTCCTAAAAATACAGAAGAGCCaaagactgaaagtgaaaatgtgtgaagGCTTATTGAGAATGAGCTCAAGAGGCAAGACCTGGCTCCGAGTACTGTCCTAATGAAAAGGGAAGCTCCACAGATAAATAGACAGACAAGACAGGTATGTTCTGCCAAAGTTATTACACCTTAAATTACTTAACTTGGgcagactcttactcccatgatgcaccacagagcgacacaggaaatcattcctgcctgtcgccatcaaactgctaaactctgcactgtgacggacacacttacttacttttatatatacaatgtatatattgtttcacacatgtaaatacctgtatttttaaattttaagtttttaacacatgtaaatacctatatttttagatttatatttatcttgcttttgtttatcctatttttatatctttcaattttctttcttggtcgggaaaactgcaagtgcaatgtctgtacgaaaaagaatttcccttcggggataaataaaggaattctgattttgatttaacTCAAATGGTATTTTTTTAAGTCTTAACTTTATAGTTGTATGTCACTATTAGTTAAACCTGATACAGGATAGTGAAATTAACGTTAGCTGACATGCTGTTAGTTCACTTTCCAGACTCGCTAGACGTCAGATTTGCTAAACTTGAAGCATATTGAGACACTTGCTACACTTCAACCAGcgttattttaaatgtatgctACTCAATTTACATAAAGCTGTTTTATAAGCCATTTGAGAGCAAGCCCTTATGAAGAACACTTACCTCCATTATATGAACAGAAAAGCCAATATAGGACTAATTCGTCAATCCTTACTAACGTAGCACTGGTGTTACTCGTATCAACAGAGCTGTTGACATCGGCTGCTAAGCAACCGCTGATCTCGCGAGAGAAGGACCCATTGGTCTCCAACCCGGGTTATTGCGGCCGCCCACTGACCTAATCAGGGGTGTAGGGAGtctaaaaaattaaatacatttgacaTCTGACCATTAATGTGTAGCAGGTATTTAATGCGTATTGTAATATTACGAAATTCTGCTTGGCAACGTTTCAATACGACActgagctgacagacagcagtaGGTGTGTCTGTCGTTCATGCTATTCAGTTTGATAACAcagaaagtacatttaaaaCCAACCACTTCTGTCGTAAAGTAAACATTCAAGCTAATGGTGTGGGCTCAGAGTGGTCTGTATTTAACtcactgactgttttctgaaGAATGTTCACACTCTGGAGTCTGACGAGGAGAAAGAAGACGAGCCAGACTACTTTCATGTCGTGTGGACATGGCTGATGTAACATTTCAAACACAGGTGGTCTTTTTCAATTTGAAGTAAGGAAATGATCATACCAGTGTTTGTTAGACAAAGATGAAACATCACAGCATCATCTCCTAATGATTAGCCTAAGTGAGTCATCTGATATGACTTtctcagaaaattaaaatagacGGATTGCCTATTCATATCGCCTTCAAGTGATCAGAGCTGGATGTGCGGGATTTATTTGACAGATTATAATATAAGATAGGAGATCATAAGCAAAGAATGCAGATAAATACTTGTGTATTCAATAGAGTGTTatattattgtaatattttataATTACATTTGAGAGAGACTGGAAATATTGTCCtggtatatacagtatgtggcGGGCCATCACAGGTAAGTAGTGATGTAAGCCTATGTCCACTTCTTTACCTGAGTACTACCAAAAATCTAAACTCCAGTAGTTGTTTTAATGACTACTTCTACTTCACTTGTTTTTGCAAAGTAACAGCACTTTTACTTGAATTTGCTTTTTGGCTACACCacaactttcttttttcatattaaGGCACACATGCAATTGATTAGTTTCAGCAAATAGGAGCTGCACTAATTCACAACTTTACCATGATTGTCCTGGCTTTCAGTTAGCTTGATAACAGCATGAAGAAGTGAGGTaagtttcctcctcctcctgattcACTGGCTAAGCTTCTGACTTTGCAGACTACAGTGGCTAGCTAGCCACATCATGCTCCACTTTGTAGCAGCTTCCCTCCAACTTAAGGCCAAATTACTTCTGACtttacagccatgctagcagctctatGACACTGTAGTTAGGAACAGCTATagtgaaataaatgttgatgtttaataggttagcatgctaacatttctAATTTGAAAATTAGCAAACATAtctggtttatgaccaaatatttGCAGGTTTTTGGTTCTAAGCCAAGTCATTTAACCTTTAAACAACTTTATGACCTCATGAAGATGCTAGACAACTTATTAATGTAATCATAACAGGACTAGTCCTGTTAGTTTTGCTTTCACCCAATCTAAATGTTTATGGACATTGTTTTAAAGGACCCATCAGTGACTCTGCATGCTTTATTACATTAACTATGAATTGCATATTTTACAAACCTGCTTTGCAGATCGTGAAGTTTTGCAGATCTATTCTTTCCAACCATTTTTCTATAATAATCAACTAGCAGATACTTTTGGTATTTCTTCAAATATTTCTTCACAGACTGGTCCTATGAGGCTATACGGTCGACTAATTTATTATTGTatgtacagaaataaaaacaatgcagctCAATAGCTGTCTGATACATTGGATAAGATACTtgcaaaaatattaatatggCCCT
Encoded here:
- the cfap58 gene encoding cilia- and flagella-associated protein 58 isoform X1, with amino-acid sequence MEETGPLGEDMFESLEEFQMVLNELVGDKSMDKVRVEYEKLIHALKKSRENEKRLMSKCRELNAEIVSTSTKVAAALKLSQEDETTINSLKRELDKAWKMVDAAHDKEKRDKETIRSLKEEVSNLIKMDEKQTGFSMDQEQSDLLKINEELTKERDQLLTDVEGLREKLNKAAATQQEIEAQRDTSLENISQLQQELQVQQNEISREMRLKEKLDKEVKQLHMDMEAKMGNIKALNLQGQRAKEEQQRLEQQLKELKILNEQSTKELEQMQVKNTKLQQECGQLSSVKEHLSLENQQNVNELKMREEEVSQMRQEIAKQTKMREVIQKKLHQMEDQKADVDVQRETLRAQIAGLEKDLESSQKHVEADRKAIDELIRERDILNKNMIKAAQSTEKEKNIVKLLEQDKKTLEHEINGYRQEAQKQRKIIQQLEKERDRYINETSNLMQKVQQKMSEVEVRETEIFDWRKKVTEAECKLKQQENLLESVVSERNLYSKSLIEAQEEIAEIKRKMKMMNNQVTRLRDEITGKELALAKDQHEHKRLEKDNEALKAELQLMKLQLEETKQRVDSQKAEQQKLQKIIADADAEQIQQKNQLEQVIRERDNLGKQLLRRNDERVLLYEKIRIQQSILSKGDFHYNQRMEDIRLLKLEIKRLQRKKSILDKAVPNTEDLRRELFHLQRELLRERTRNSVLEEQLKPINIHRWRRLEGSDPSKYELIQKIQSLQKRLIAKTQELEERELLLQEKEKLYVELKHILARQPGPEAAEQLQQCQWTIRERTKKLKALIAELRMLDSKMNEYKSENQSLANELANIKKKYLSQKKLYSEQRIKTKVQQLEPLPQLSSKPHFTGGGFRIDNPGSPIDRQGTPWKPLLCVWMRSLTTCDHAAWMRWTTQHSATPLTPRPPPSLWPPSPVRTSLSWRIFLR
- the cfap58 gene encoding cilia- and flagella-associated protein 58 isoform X2 — its product is MFESLEEFQMVLNELVGDKSMDKVRVEYEKLIHALKKSRENEKRLMSKCRELNAEIVSTSTKVAAALKLSQEDETTINSLKRELDKAWKMVDAAHDKEKRDKETIRSLKEEVSNLIKMDEKQTGFSMDQEQSDLLKINEELTKERDQLLTDVEGLREKLNKAAATQQEIEAQRDTSLENISQLQQELQVQQNEISREMRLKEKLDKEVKQLHMDMEAKMGNIKALNLQGQRAKEEQQRLEQQLKELKILNEQSTKELEQMQVKNTKLQQECGQLSSVKEHLSLENQQNVNELKMREEEVSQMRQEIAKQTKMREVIQKKLHQMEDQKADVDVQRETLRAQIAGLEKDLESSQKHVEADRKAIDELIRERDILNKNMIKAAQSTEKEKNIVKLLEQDKKTLEHEINGYRQEAQKQRKIIQQLEKERDRYINETSNLMQKVQQKMSEVEVRETEIFDWRKKVTEAECKLKQQENLLESVVSERNLYSKSLIEAQEEIAEIKRKMKMMNNQVTRLRDEITGKELALAKDQHEHKRLEKDNEALKAELQLMKLQLEETKQRVDSQKAEQQKLQKIIADADAEQIQQKNQLEQVIRERDNLGKQLLRRNDERVLLYEKIRIQQSILSKGDFHYNQRMEDIRLLKLEIKRLQRKKSILDKAVPNTEDLRRELFHLQRELLRERTRNSVLEEQLKPINIHRWRRLEGSDPSKYELIQKIQSLQKRLIAKTQELEERELLLQEKEKLYVELKHILARQPGPEAAEQLQQCQWTIRERTKKLKALIAELRMLDSKMNEYKSENQSLANELANIKKKYLSQKKLYSEQRIKTKVQQLEPLPQLSSKPHFTGGGFRIDNPGSPIDRQGTPWKPLLCVWMRSLTTCDHAAWMRWTTQHSATPLTPRPPPSLWPPSPVRTSLSWRIFLR